The following proteins come from a genomic window of Nocardiopsis sp. YSL2:
- a CDS encoding sugar ABC transporter substrate-binding protein — MTRRFATHQKFTGGLAAATASLALLVSGCSALTTSGEEGEQTEHTVEEGFHVGLLLPELQTARYEAFDRPFFEEALGELCPNCELSYANADQDVDEQQTQAQAMLTDGVDVLVLGAVDSQAAAGTVNEARSQGVPVVAYDRLAEGGADMYVSFDNHRVGQVQAQALLEALEQNGTTGEGEIVMINGSPTDPNAGDFKAGAHEIFDGQVEIGQEFDTPDWSPDEANSQMEGAITSLGVDEIVGVYSANDGMASGIISALRSAGVSTEDLPPVTGQDAELHGIQRIIAGEQYMTVYKAIRPEAEIAAAMAVSLATGEELEAGEYTLTDVEDANGEAVPSILLEPISVTEENIGDTVISDGIYSIEDICTADYEDTDFCQEAL, encoded by the coding sequence ATGACCCGACGCTTCGCAACCCACCAGAAGTTCACAGGCGGCCTCGCCGCCGCCACGGCCTCCCTGGCCCTGCTCGTCTCCGGCTGCAGTGCCCTCACCACTTCCGGTGAAGAGGGAGAGCAGACCGAGCACACGGTCGAGGAGGGCTTCCACGTCGGCCTGCTGCTCCCCGAGCTGCAGACCGCGCGCTACGAGGCCTTCGACCGTCCCTTCTTCGAGGAGGCCCTGGGCGAGCTCTGCCCCAACTGCGAGCTCTCCTACGCCAACGCCGACCAGGACGTCGACGAGCAGCAGACGCAGGCCCAGGCCATGCTGACCGACGGGGTCGACGTCCTCGTGCTCGGCGCCGTCGACTCCCAGGCCGCCGCGGGCACCGTCAACGAGGCCCGCTCGCAGGGCGTGCCCGTGGTCGCCTACGACCGCCTGGCCGAGGGCGGCGCGGACATGTACGTGTCCTTCGACAACCACCGTGTGGGCCAGGTCCAGGCCCAGGCCCTGCTGGAGGCGCTGGAGCAGAACGGCACCACGGGCGAGGGCGAGATCGTCATGATCAACGGCTCGCCCACCGACCCCAACGCCGGTGACTTCAAGGCCGGCGCGCACGAGATCTTCGACGGCCAGGTCGAGATCGGCCAGGAGTTCGACACCCCGGACTGGTCGCCGGACGAGGCCAACAGCCAGATGGAGGGCGCCATCACCTCCCTGGGCGTGGACGAGATCGTCGGCGTCTACTCCGCCAACGACGGCATGGCCTCCGGCATCATCTCCGCGCTGCGCAGCGCGGGCGTGTCCACCGAGGACCTGCCTCCCGTCACCGGCCAGGACGCCGAGCTCCACGGCATCCAGCGCATCATCGCCGGTGAGCAGTACATGACCGTCTACAAGGCGATCCGCCCCGAGGCCGAGATCGCCGCCGCGATGGCGGTCTCCCTGGCCACCGGCGAGGAGCTGGAAGCGGGCGAGTACACCCTCACCGACGTCGAGGACGCCAACGGCGAGGCCGTGCCCTCCATCCTCCTGGAGCCGATCTCGGTGACCGAGGAGAACATCGGCGACACCGTCATCTCCGACGGCATCTACTCCATCGAGGACATCTGCACGGCCGACTACGAGGACACCGACTTCTGCCAGGAAGCCCTCTAA
- a CDS encoding ROK family transcriptional regulator — translation MTDTAGTPGSQSALRQANERRIVDALRKEGTRTQAELARATGLSAASVSNIVRGLRAAGTVSVRDTASNGRRARAVTLLRPPGAVVAVDFTPTRVQVAIGDSDGNMIAREAIDYDVAADAERGVRRAAWLTETTLQRARIDVGTVSAVVASVPAPIDPGTGEVGRISCVPRWAGHRPAKALTERLGLPVVAENDANLAALAEQHRGAGEGAQHVITLVIGEGVGAGIILSGRLFRGAGGTAGEVGHIALDPRGQVCRCGNRGCLETFTGAHYLLDMLPQNADVARGPGPVGVPDVVAAALDGDLGSRRIVSEAGTALGQGTAIIANLFNPDRVVVGGDLAEAGELLLDPMRRAMELGALGSALSQLELVPSALGGDASLYGALLIAAQRVG, via the coding sequence GTGACCGACACCGCCGGGACACCGGGATCACAGTCCGCCCTGCGGCAGGCCAACGAACGCCGGATCGTGGACGCGCTCCGCAAGGAGGGCACGCGCACCCAGGCCGAGCTCGCCCGGGCCACCGGGCTGTCCGCCGCCAGCGTGTCCAACATCGTGCGCGGACTGCGTGCGGCGGGTACCGTCTCGGTCCGCGACACCGCCTCGAACGGGCGCCGTGCCCGCGCGGTCACCCTGCTGCGCCCGCCCGGCGCGGTCGTGGCCGTGGACTTCACGCCCACGCGTGTCCAGGTCGCGATCGGTGACAGCGACGGCAACATGATCGCCCGCGAGGCGATCGACTACGACGTGGCGGCCGACGCCGAGCGCGGTGTGCGCCGGGCCGCGTGGCTGACGGAGACCACGCTGCAGCGCGCCCGCATCGACGTCGGCACCGTGTCGGCGGTGGTGGCCTCGGTGCCCGCGCCGATCGATCCGGGCACCGGCGAGGTCGGCCGGATCTCCTGCGTCCCCCGCTGGGCGGGCCACCGCCCGGCCAAGGCGCTGACCGAGCGGCTGGGCCTGCCCGTCGTCGCCGAGAACGACGCCAACCTGGCCGCGCTGGCCGAACAGCACCGGGGCGCGGGCGAGGGCGCCCAGCACGTGATCACCCTGGTCATCGGCGAGGGCGTGGGCGCCGGCATCATCCTGTCCGGCCGGCTCTTCCGTGGCGCGGGCGGCACGGCGGGCGAGGTGGGCCACATCGCGCTCGACCCGCGCGGGCAGGTGTGCCGGTGCGGCAACCGCGGCTGTCTGGAGACGTTCACGGGTGCGCACTACCTGCTGGACATGCTGCCCCAGAACGCCGACGTGGCGCGCGGCCCCGGGCCGGTCGGCGTGCCCGACGTCGTGGCCGCGGCCCTGGACGGGGACCTGGGCAGCCGACGGATCGTCTCCGAGGCGGGCACGGCCCTCGGACAGGGCACGGCGATCATCGCCAACCTGTTCAACCCGGACCGGGTGGTCGTCGGCGGCGACCTGGCCGAGGCGGGCGAACTGCTGCTGGACCCGATGCGCCGCGCGATGGAGCTGGGCGCTCTGGGCAGCGCGTTGAGCCAGCTCGAACTGGTGCCGAGCGCGCTGGGGGGCGACGCCTCCCTCTACGGCGCTCTGCTCATCGCGGCACAGCGCGTCGGCTGA
- a CDS encoding uridine kinase — protein MSLLPERSARVRVVAVEGRSGSGKSTVAERLRAVLAARGEPVHVLTMEDLYPGWDGLARAPGLLRSWVLAPLRRGESVAWHRYDWDRGAFAPERTRLPEEVATGGTLVVEGCGSGAADVRGLVDALVWVAAPGAERARRLDARWDAAVYAPHRDRWARQEEAFYAEHRPDAHAGLVVDNTAAAAPTR, from the coding sequence GTGTCGCTCCTGCCCGAGCGGAGCGCCCGCGTGCGCGTCGTGGCGGTGGAGGGCCGCTCCGGATCCGGCAAGAGCACGGTCGCCGAACGCCTGCGCGCGGTACTGGCCGCACGCGGTGAGCCCGTCCACGTGCTGACGATGGAGGACCTCTACCCCGGTTGGGACGGGTTGGCGCGTGCGCCGGGCCTGCTCCGGAGCTGGGTACTGGCCCCGCTGCGCCGCGGGGAGAGCGTGGCCTGGCACCGCTACGACTGGGACCGCGGCGCCTTCGCCCCGGAGCGGACCCGCCTCCCGGAGGAGGTCGCCACCGGGGGCACGCTGGTGGTGGAGGGCTGCGGATCGGGCGCTGCGGACGTCCGTGGCCTGGTCGACGCGCTGGTCTGGGTGGCGGCACCCGGCGCCGAGCGGGCCCGCAGGCTGGACGCGCGCTGGGACGCCGCCGTGTACGCTCCGCACCGGGACCGGTGGGCCCGGCAGGAGGAGGCGTTCTACGCCGAGCACCGCCCCGACGCACACGCCGGGCTGGTCGTGGACAACACCGCTGCGGCCGCACCCACACGCTAG
- a CDS encoding serine/threonine-protein kinase, which yields MDGTARTVGEYRLVRSLGRGGFGEVFLGERPDGTLAAVKLLHTAWAEDTDMRRRFTAEVEQARRVSGFCIAAILDADPEAEQPWIATEYIDGPTLQQAVAAQGPRTGSALQRLAVSTATALAAIHAAGVVHRDLKPDNIMLAPDGPRVIDFGIARAVEATSVTASGVIGTVGYMAPEQLEGARLTAAVDLFAWGSVMVFAATAHQAFPGPTQASRIARILSSEPDTGGVPEPLATVVRACLDKDPERRPDAAALMDHLVTGRLLAVGASRIHSTRAYTESASAGESPRAAHAGTPYASGQPGSSPETGYTEAPRTSGHAAAPYAPGSTTVPPASHPTSAPYTSGHAPPPDPGDGFTWAPYTSASTGVPPDPATPSTSGHAPPPDPGDGFTGAPYTSGPTGTPYVPGTGGGGQAPTYRFAGTAYTDAGDLAAAMQRDWAEATSVFGDTTERAALDSWIGHDLRVTLADRSPFQRGVVDVNLAVASFVAQLRPDLPPVFHGQDASPAGLRALFRDSRPPVPGDRTAHERLLLARPAVIRLMAAHRGPDAEALRILAQDLDTADRAGAVLWQGNGSPGRPDPVLTLTFLLHPELVVQPDPGDRPGRAEWGRNLWARVEGATGAARAGYAAAAYQLVRTF from the coding sequence ATGGACGGGACCGCTCGTACGGTGGGCGAGTACCGGCTGGTGCGGTCGTTGGGGCGTGGCGGGTTCGGCGAGGTGTTCCTGGGGGAGCGGCCGGACGGCACGCTGGCGGCGGTCAAGCTCCTGCACACCGCCTGGGCCGAGGACACCGACATGCGGCGCCGCTTCACCGCCGAGGTGGAGCAGGCGCGGCGGGTGAGCGGGTTCTGCATCGCGGCGATCCTGGACGCCGACCCCGAGGCGGAGCAGCCGTGGATCGCCACCGAGTACATCGACGGCCCCACACTCCAACAGGCGGTGGCAGCGCAGGGCCCGCGCACGGGATCCGCGCTCCAGCGCCTCGCGGTGAGCACGGCCACCGCCCTGGCCGCGATCCATGCCGCGGGCGTGGTGCACCGGGATCTGAAGCCGGACAACATCATGCTGGCGCCGGACGGGCCGAGGGTGATCGACTTCGGGATCGCCCGGGCCGTGGAAGCGACCTCCGTGACGGCCAGCGGTGTGATCGGCACGGTCGGGTACATGGCTCCGGAGCAGTTGGAGGGCGCCCGCCTGACGGCGGCGGTGGACCTGTTCGCCTGGGGATCGGTGATGGTCTTCGCGGCCACCGCACATCAGGCGTTCCCCGGCCCCACACAGGCCTCGCGCATCGCCCGGATCCTGTCGAGCGAACCGGACACCGGAGGGGTCCCCGAACCGCTCGCCACGGTGGTCCGCGCCTGCCTGGACAAGGACCCCGAACGGCGACCGGACGCCGCCGCGCTGATGGACCACCTGGTCACCGGCCGCCTCCTCGCCGTCGGCGCATCCAGGATCCACTCGACCCGCGCCTACACTGAGTCGGCGTCGGCCGGGGAGAGCCCCCGTGCCGCGCACGCGGGTACTCCGTACGCCTCCGGTCAGCCGGGATCATCCCCCGAAACCGGGTACACGGAGGCTCCGCGCACGTCCGGTCACGCGGCGGCGCCGTATGCCCCCGGTTCCACCACGGTTCCTCCTGCCTCACATCCCACGAGCGCCCCGTACACCTCCGGTCACGCGCCGCCGCCGGACCCTGGGGATGGGTTCACGTGGGCTCCGTACACTTCTGCTTCCACTGGGGTTCCGCCTGACCCGGCCACCCCCTCTACGTCGGGTCACGCGCCGCCGCCGGATCCCGGTGATGGGTTCACGGGGGCTCCCTACACCTCCGGCCCCACCGGGACGCCGTACGTGCCGGGGACCGGAGGGGGCGGACAGGCGCCGACCTACCGTTTCGCCGGGACGGCGTATACCGACGCCGGCGACCTGGCGGCGGCAATGCAGCGCGACTGGGCCGAGGCGACCTCGGTCTTCGGTGACACGACCGAGCGCGCCGCCCTCGACTCATGGATCGGCCACGACCTGCGCGTGACGCTCGCCGACCGTTCGCCCTTCCAGCGGGGGGTGGTGGACGTGAACCTGGCGGTGGCGTCGTTCGTCGCCCAGCTCCGTCCGGACCTGCCGCCGGTCTTCCACGGCCAGGACGCGTCCCCCGCCGGGCTGCGTGCACTGTTCCGGGACAGTCGGCCTCCGGTACCCGGCGACCGGACCGCCCACGAGCGCCTGCTGCTGGCCCGTCCGGCGGTGATCCGCCTGATGGCGGCGCACCGCGGCCCGGACGCCGAGGCCCTGCGGATCCTGGCCCAGGACCTCGACACGGCGGACCGCGCAGGCGCGGTGCTCTGGCAGGGCAACGGAAGCCCCGGGCGACCGGACCCCGTGCTGACCCTGACGTTTCTGCTGCATCCGGAGCTGGTCGTCCAGCCCGATCCCGGCGACCGGCCCGGAAGGGCGGAGTGGGGGCGCAACCTGTGGGCCCGGGTGGAGGGCGCCACGGGTGCCGCGCGCGCCGGGTACGCCGCGGCCGCCTACCAGCTCGTGCGAACCTTCTGA
- a CDS encoding serine/threonine-protein kinase: MDDGTGEDGGAHPPARTVGDYRLVRSLGRGGFGEVFLGEAPDGRKAAVKLLHASWAGDADMRRRFTAEVEQARRVSGFCIAGILDADPEAEQPWIATEYIEGPTLQDAVDREGPRGGADLHRLAVSTATALAAIHAAGVVHRDLKPDNIMLAPDGPRVIDFGIARAVESTSVTASGVVGTIGYMAPEQLEGARLTSAVDLFSWGSVMVYAATGHEAFSGPTQASRIARILGGEPDLGALPEPLLGIIRTCLDKDPDQRPDASTLLNRLIAAPHAGAPTPGPAPAAVTPRPDDRTRVGVDRTRIAGDAPPQVDPTRAAPPATVDPTRAYTRLATRETPAAQVSEHSGAPPAPQYPGPAPSGPYHSGLRPPGSGESAAYPSGPLPSGPHHTGGVPPYHFRGVRFTDPRALAEAFQQDWPAALRVFGDTAERAALGAWIIDDLGDTTVDRSLFRRQAADANLAIASFVAQLRPDLPPVFRGRPAGLEALGELFADPAPVLTGAPLANEMALLARPDVLRVMGDHHTDRPGALHRLAEHLGQAERAGIAFHERLRGDLAGWVGTRVHVNPALVLAFLLHPERAVPPNDGDKAVAEWVDILWRKVESAPVPDRAGCAAMVYGAVPTLRELARQRRHWEERFASVSAEHDALATRVGLQVRLTNGVRYSRWALFAFPGAFVLEYALGAPDWIVGLLVVVSVLGLLGALSCTAARRVVCGTPARRAHRVMELQHSNAQLPQLTSGVERIRTDLAQARRISEG; the protein is encoded by the coding sequence GTGGACGACGGGACGGGCGAGGACGGGGGCGCACACCCCCCGGCGCGCACGGTCGGCGACTACCGGCTGGTGCGGTCGTTGGGGCGCGGCGGGTTCGGCGAGGTGTTCCTCGGCGAGGCCCCCGACGGGAGGAAGGCCGCGGTCAAGCTGCTGCACGCGAGCTGGGCGGGTGACGCCGACATGCGGCGCCGTTTCACGGCCGAGGTGGAGCAGGCGCGGCGGGTGAGCGGGTTCTGTATCGCGGGGATCCTGGACGCCGATCCCGAGGCGGAGCAGCCGTGGATCGCCACCGAGTACATCGAGGGCCCCACGCTGCAGGACGCGGTCGACCGGGAGGGCCCCCGCGGCGGAGCCGACCTGCACCGCCTGGCCGTCTCCACCGCCACCGCGCTGGCGGCGATCCACGCCGCGGGGGTGGTGCACCGGGATCTGAAGCCGGACAACATCATGCTGGCGCCGGACGGGCCGAGGGTGATCGACTTCGGGATCGCCCGGGCCGTCGAGTCGACGTCGGTGACGGCCAGCGGCGTGGTCGGCACCATCGGGTACATGGCTCCGGAGCAGTTGGAGGGCGCCCGCCTGACGTCGGCGGTGGACCTGTTCTCCTGGGGGTCGGTGATGGTCTACGCCGCGACGGGACACGAGGCCTTCTCCGGCCCGACCCAGGCCTCGAGGATCGCCCGCATCCTGGGTGGGGAGCCCGATCTGGGGGCCCTGCCCGAGCCCCTGCTCGGCATCATCCGGACGTGTCTGGACAAGGACCCCGATCAGCGCCCGGACGCCTCCACGCTGCTCAACCGGCTCATCGCCGCCCCGCACGCGGGCGCTCCGACCCCGGGACCGGCGCCCGCCGCGGTCACCCCCCGGCCCGACGACCGGACGCGGGTCGGCGTCGACCGGACGAGGATCGCCGGGGACGCCCCGCCCCAGGTCGACCCCACCCGCGCGGCGCCACCCGCCACCGTCGACCCCACCCGCGCCTACACCCGCCTCGCCACGCGGGAGACCCCGGCCGCGCAGGTGTCGGAGCACTCCGGTGCCCCGCCCGCGCCGCAGTACCCCGGTCCCGCGCCATCGGGGCCCTACCACTCCGGTCTGCGGCCGCCCGGGTCCGGCGAGTCGGCTGCGTACCCGTCGGGCCCCCTGCCCTCCGGCCCCCACCACACCGGCGGGGTCCCCCCGTACCACTTCCGCGGCGTCCGGTTCACCGATCCGCGCGCACTCGCCGAGGCCTTCCAACAGGACTGGCCGGCGGCCCTCCGGGTCTTCGGCGACACCGCCGAGCGCGCGGCCCTGGGCGCCTGGATCATCGACGACCTGGGCGACACCACCGTCGACCGCTCCCTGTTCCGGCGCCAGGCCGCGGACGCCAACCTCGCCATCGCCTCCTTCGTCGCCCAACTGCGCCCCGACCTGCCGCCGGTCTTTCGAGGCCGTCCCGCCGGCCTGGAGGCGCTGGGCGAGCTGTTCGCCGATCCCGCGCCCGTGCTCACGGGAGCGCCCCTGGCCAACGAGATGGCACTGCTCGCCCGGCCCGACGTCCTGCGGGTGATGGGCGACCACCACACTGATCGGCCCGGTGCGCTCCACCGGCTCGCCGAGCACCTGGGGCAGGCCGAACGGGCCGGGATCGCCTTCCACGAGCGGCTCCGGGGCGACCTGGCCGGATGGGTCGGCACGCGGGTCCACGTCAATCCCGCCCTGGTGCTCGCTTTCCTCCTGCACCCGGAGCGCGCCGTCCCGCCGAACGACGGGGACAAGGCCGTCGCGGAGTGGGTCGACATCCTCTGGCGCAAGGTCGAGTCCGCGCCCGTGCCCGACAGGGCGGGCTGCGCCGCGATGGTCTACGGTGCCGTGCCGACACTGCGCGAACTGGCCCGCCAGCGACGCCACTGGGAGGAGCGCTTCGCCTCCGTCTCGGCCGAGCACGACGCCCTGGCCACCAGGGTCGGCCTCCAGGTCCGACTCACCAACGGCGTGCGTTACAGCCGGTGGGCCCTCTTCGCCTTTCCGGGCGCGTTCGTGCTGGAGTACGCCCTCGGCGCCCCGGACTGGATCGTCGGCCTGTTGGTCGTGGTCTCCGTCCTGGGCCTGCTCGGGGCGCTCTCGTGCACGGCGGCCCGCCGGGTGGTCTGTGGCACGCCCGCGCGCCGCGCCCACAGGGTCATGGAACTGCAGCACTCCAACGCCCAGCTCCCGCAGCTGACCTCGGGTGTGGAGCGCATCCGCACCGACCTCGCCCAGGCCCGCAGGATCAGCGAGGGCTGA
- the acnA gene encoding aconitate hydratase AcnA → MSANSFGARDTLRVGDESYEIFRLDAVQGANRLPYSLKVLLENLLRTEDGSNVTADHIRALGEWDAAAQPSQEIQFTPARVIMQDFTGVPCVVDLATMREAVRDLGGDPDKVNPLAPAELVIDHSVVVDLFGRPDAFERNVEIEYERNYERYKFLRWGQTAFDEFKVVPPGTGIVHQANIEHLARVTMSRGGQAYPDTCVGTDSHTTMQNGLGILGWGVGGIEAEAAMLGQPISMLIPRVVGFKLTGQLKPGTTATDLVLTITEQLREHGVVGKFVEFYGDGVASVPLANRATIGNMSPEFGSTAAIFPVDDETIRYMKLTGRSEQQVALTEAYAKANGFWHDPSVEPAFSEYLELDLGDVVPSIAGPKRPQDRIALSAAKPTWRHDVQNYVSDDESGEESFPASDAPAQAANGHRPHRPVKVTMADGTETEIDHGAVVIAAITSCTNTSNPSVMLGAALLAKKAVEKGLSRKPWVKTSMAPGSKVVTDYYERSGLTPYLDKLGFNLVGYGCTTCIGNSGPLPEEISKAVQDNDLAVSAVLSGNRNFEGRINPDVKMNYLASPPLVVAYALAGSLDVDITTEPLGVGKDGQPVFLADIWPTAEEIQQVMDSAIASDMYESAYADVFAGDDRWRSLPTPTGNTFEWEGESTYVRKPPYFDGMDATPAPVTDISGARVLAKLGDSVTTDHISPAGAIKPGTPAADYLKANGVERRDFNSYGSRRGNHEVMIRGTFANIRLRNQIAPGTEGGYTRDFTQPEAPVSFIYDAAQNYAEQGTPLVVLGGKEYGSGSSRDWAAKGTRLLGVRAVITESYERIHRSNLIGMGVLPLQFPQGQSADSLGLTGEETFSITGVTALNEGRVPSTVKVTTDTGVEFDAVVRIDTPGEADYYRNGGILQYVLRQLIAK, encoded by the coding sequence GTGTCCGCGAACAGCTTCGGCGCCCGTGACACGTTGCGCGTTGGCGACGAGTCGTACGAGATCTTCCGGTTGGACGCCGTGCAGGGCGCCAACCGGCTTCCCTACAGCCTGAAGGTGCTGCTGGAGAACCTCCTGCGCACCGAGGACGGCTCGAACGTCACCGCCGACCACATCAGGGCCCTGGGCGAATGGGACGCCGCGGCGCAGCCCAGCCAGGAGATCCAGTTCACCCCCGCGCGGGTGATCATGCAGGACTTCACCGGCGTGCCCTGCGTCGTCGACCTCGCCACCATGCGCGAGGCCGTACGCGACCTGGGCGGCGACCCGGACAAGGTCAACCCGCTCGCCCCCGCCGAGCTGGTGATCGACCACTCCGTCGTCGTCGACCTCTTCGGCCGCCCCGACGCGTTCGAGCGCAACGTCGAGATCGAGTACGAGCGCAACTACGAGCGCTACAAGTTCCTGCGCTGGGGCCAGACCGCCTTCGACGAGTTCAAGGTCGTCCCGCCCGGCACCGGCATCGTGCACCAGGCCAACATCGAGCACCTGGCCCGCGTGACCATGTCCCGTGGCGGCCAGGCCTACCCCGACACCTGCGTCGGCACCGACTCGCACACCACCATGCAGAACGGCCTGGGCATCCTGGGCTGGGGCGTGGGCGGCATCGAGGCCGAGGCCGCCATGCTCGGCCAGCCGATCTCCATGCTCATCCCGCGCGTGGTCGGCTTCAAGCTGACCGGGCAGCTCAAGCCCGGCACGACCGCCACCGACCTGGTGCTCACCATCACCGAGCAGCTCCGCGAGCACGGTGTGGTCGGCAAGTTCGTCGAGTTCTACGGTGACGGCGTCGCGTCCGTGCCGCTGGCCAACCGCGCCACCATCGGCAACATGAGCCCGGAGTTCGGTTCCACCGCCGCGATCTTCCCGGTCGACGACGAGACCATCCGGTACATGAAGCTGACCGGCCGCTCCGAGCAGCAGGTCGCCCTGACCGAGGCCTACGCCAAGGCCAACGGCTTCTGGCACGACCCGTCCGTCGAGCCCGCCTTCTCCGAGTACCTGGAGCTGGACCTGGGCGACGTCGTTCCGTCGATCGCCGGCCCCAAGCGCCCGCAGGACCGCATCGCCCTGTCCGCGGCCAAGCCGACCTGGCGCCACGACGTCCAGAACTACGTCTCCGACGACGAGTCGGGCGAGGAGTCCTTCCCGGCCTCCGACGCCCCGGCGCAGGCCGCCAACGGCCACCGTCCGCACCGCCCGGTCAAGGTCACCATGGCCGACGGCACCGAGACCGAGATCGACCACGGCGCCGTGGTGATCGCCGCGATCACCTCGTGCACCAACACCTCCAACCCCTCGGTCATGCTGGGCGCCGCCCTGCTGGCCAAGAAGGCGGTGGAGAAGGGCCTGTCCCGCAAGCCGTGGGTCAAGACCTCCATGGCTCCCGGCTCCAAGGTCGTCACCGACTACTACGAGCGCTCGGGCCTCACCCCGTACCTGGACAAGCTGGGCTTCAACCTGGTCGGCTACGGCTGCACCACCTGCATCGGCAACTCCGGGCCGCTGCCCGAGGAGATCTCCAAGGCGGTCCAGGACAACGACCTCGCGGTCTCCGCGGTCCTGTCCGGCAACCGCAACTTCGAGGGCCGGATCAACCCGGACGTGAAGATGAACTACCTGGCCTCGCCGCCGCTGGTGGTCGCCTACGCGCTGGCCGGCTCGCTCGACGTGGACATCACCACCGAGCCCCTGGGCGTCGGCAAGGACGGCCAGCCGGTCTTCCTGGCCGACATCTGGCCCACCGCCGAGGAGATCCAGCAGGTCATGGACTCCGCCATCGCGTCGGACATGTACGAGTCCGCCTACGCGGACGTGTTCGCCGGTGACGACCGCTGGCGCTCGCTGCCCACGCCCACCGGCAACACCTTCGAATGGGAGGGCGAGTCCACCTACGTGCGCAAGCCCCCGTACTTCGACGGGATGGACGCCACCCCGGCGCCGGTCACCGACATCTCCGGTGCCCGCGTCCTGGCCAAGCTGGGCGACTCGGTCACCACCGACCACATCTCCCCGGCCGGCGCCATCAAGCCGGGCACCCCGGCGGCCGACTACCTGAAGGCGAACGGCGTCGAGCGCCGCGACTTCAACTCCTACGGCTCGCGCCGCGGCAACCACGAGGTGATGATCCGCGGAACGTTCGCCAACATCCGGCTGCGCAACCAGATCGCACCGGGCACCGAGGGCGGCTACACCCGCGACTTCACCCAGCCCGAGGCGCCGGTGTCGTTCATCTACGACGCCGCGCAGAACTACGCCGAGCAGGGCACCCCGCTGGTCGTCCTGGGCGGCAAGGAGTACGGTTCCGGGTCCTCCCGTGACTGGGCGGCCAAGGGCACGCGCCTGCTGGGCGTGCGCGCGGTCATCACCGAGTCCTACGAGCGCATCCACCGCTCCAACCTGATCGGCATGGGCGTGCTGCCCCTGCAGTTCCCGCAGGGCCAGTCCGCCGACTCCCTCGGCCTGACCGGTGAGGAGACCTTCTCCATCACCGGCGTGACCGCGCTCAACGAGGGCCGTGTCCCGAGCACGGTGAAGGTGACCACCGACACCGGCGTCGAGTTCGACGCCGTGGTGCGCATCGACACCCCGGGCGAGGCCGACTACTACCGCAACGGCGGCATCCTGCAGTACGTGCTGCGCCAGCTCATCGCGAAGTAG
- a CDS encoding LLM class F420-dependent oxidoreductase — MRLRIFLEPQQGATYEDQLAVARAAEDLGFDALFRSDHYLHMGDHTDGLPGPTDAWITLAGLARETSRIRLGTLMTAATFRYPGPLAIAVAQVDRMSGGRVDFGFGAGWYEQEHASYGIPFPATARERFDRYEEQLDIITGLWSTPAGETFKYEGKHYRLAEGPALPKPQQGPRPPVLIGGTGPKRTPRLAAKFADEYNVPFASLEETSAAFDRTRAAVSASGRTAPMVYSAAQVLCVGRNEAEITERADRIGRRVPELRENGLAGSPDELVDRIGRFGEAGAECMYLQMLDMSDLDHLEVVASRVVPQLG; from the coding sequence ATGCGCCTGAGGATCTTCCTTGAACCCCAACAGGGGGCCACCTACGAGGACCAGCTCGCCGTCGCCAGAGCGGCGGAGGACCTGGGATTCGACGCCCTCTTCCGTTCCGACCACTACCTCCACATGGGCGACCACACCGACGGGCTCCCCGGTCCGACCGACGCGTGGATCACCCTGGCCGGACTGGCCCGGGAGACCTCCCGTATCCGTCTGGGCACCCTGATGACGGCCGCCACCTTCCGCTACCCGGGGCCGCTGGCCATCGCCGTGGCCCAGGTCGACCGGATGAGCGGCGGCCGTGTCGACTTCGGCTTCGGCGCCGGGTGGTACGAGCAGGAGCACGCCTCGTACGGGATCCCCTTCCCGGCCACCGCGCGCGAGCGCTTCGACCGCTACGAGGAGCAGCTCGACATCATCACCGGGTTGTGGTCGACCCCGGCGGGGGAGACCTTCAAGTACGAGGGCAAGCACTACCGTCTGGCGGAGGGGCCCGCGCTGCCCAAACCGCAGCAGGGTCCCCGTCCGCCGGTCCTGATCGGGGGCACCGGGCCCAAGCGCACACCGCGCCTGGCGGCGAAGTTCGCCGACGAGTACAACGTGCCCTTCGCCTCACTGGAGGAGACCTCCGCCGCCTTCGACCGGACGCGGGCGGCGGTCTCGGCCTCCGGGCGCACCGCGCCGATGGTCTACTCGGCGGCGCAGGTGCTGTGCGTGGGCCGGAACGAGGCGGAGATCACCGAGCGCGCCGACCGGATCGGCCGCCGGGTGCCGGAGCTTCGGGAGAACGGCCTGGCCGGATCGCCCGACGAGCTGGTGGACAGGATCGGCCGGTTCGGCGAGGCGGGGGCGGAGTGCATGTACCTGCAGATGTTGGACATGTCCGACCTCGACCACCTGGAAGTGGTGGCGTCGCGGGTCGTTCCGCAGTTGGGCTGA